In Oncorhynchus nerka isolate Pitt River linkage group LG21, Oner_Uvic_2.0, whole genome shotgun sequence, the following are encoded in one genomic region:
- the LOC115118544 gene encoding leucine-rich repeat-containing protein 4B-like — MRITTVTCLPCPSPLLLLLVQLLLRLLLYGPEFVEAASPCPTHCSCSNQASRVICTRQSLDGVPESISVNTRYLNLQENSIEVIKSDTFKHLRHLEILQLSKNKISQIEVGAFNGLPNLNTLELFDNRLTLVPSQAFEYLSKLRELWLRNNPIETLPGYAFHRVPSLRRLDLGELKKLDYISDAAFVGLVNLRYLNLGMCGLKDIPNLTALVRLEELELSGNRLEIIRPGSFQGLVSLRKLWLMHSQVKVIERNAFDDLKNLEELNLSHNSLHSLPHDLFTPLHQLERVHLNHNPWVCNCDVLWLSWWLKETVPSNTTCCARCHAPPGLKGRYIGELDQSHFTCYAPVIVEPPTDLNVTEGMAAELKCRTGTTMTSVNWLTPNGTLMTHGSYRVRISVLHDGTLNFTNVTLRDTGQYTCMVTNSAGNTTATAVLNVTAADVGVSYFTTVTVETVEPNEGPTVYAGVMNSHNESYVITPSGHQWRGGLPTTASSLSAWSLSSSRATRPTFTVPITAETGYSGLDDVMKTTKIIIGCFVAITFMAAVMLVVFYKLRKQHQLHKHHGPARAIEIINVEDEIGAGAGGRGSGISGGGTVSRDGGGGGGVGGGQSLRMHHPEMVNLPNLARQEHLNHYYKAHHFNNNMMGLGMGLNNNNNPSLSPCSQNQSTPNSCAQGPTSTSGGTPTGGSLPSPVPLPQLGIHSSLKGLMGKGQNPQIEPLLFKSGSKENVQETQI; from the exons ATGCGCATCACCACGGTGACCTGCcttccctgcccctctcccctcctcctcctattggtCCAGCTGCTACTGCGGCTCCTCCTCTATGGGCCAGAATTTGTAGAGGCCGCCTCCCCCTGCCCCACCCACTGCAGCTGCTCCAATCAGGCCAGTCGAGTCATCTGTACAAGACAGAGTCTGGATGGGGTGCCTGAGAGCATATCAGTCAACACACGATACCTCAACCTGCAGGAGAATTCAATAGAG gtTATCAAGTCAGACACCTTCAAGCACTTGAGGCACCTTGAGATCCTGCAGCTGTCTAAGAACAAAATCAGTCAGATTGAGGTGGGAGCATTCAATGGCCTGCCCAACCTCAATACGCTGGAGCTGTTCGACAACCGCCTCACCCTGGTCCCCTCACAGGCCTTCGAGTACCTCAGCAAGCTGCGGGAGCTGTGGTTACGGAACAACCCCATCGAGACGCTGCCGGGCTACGCCTTCCACCGCGTGCCCTCGCTGCGCCGGCTGGACCTGGGAGAGCTCAAGAAGCTGGACTACATCTCAGATGCCGCCTTCGTGGGCCTGGTCAACCTGCGCTACCTGAACCTGGGCATGTGTGGTCTGAAGGACATCCCCAACCTGACGGCCCTGGTGCGTCTGGAGGAGCTGGAGCTGTCTGGGAACCGTCTGGAGATCATCCGGCCTGGCTCCTTCCAGGGCCTGGTGTCGCTCCGTAAGCTGTGGCTCATGCACTCGCAAGTGAAGGTCATTGAGCGCAACGCCTTCGACGACCTGAAGAACCTGGAGGAGCTCAACCTTTCACACAACTCCCTGCACTCGCTGCCCCATGACCTCTTCACCCCGCTGCACCAGCTGGAGCGGGTGCACCTCAACCACAACCCCTGGGTGTGCAACTGTGACGTGCTGTGGCTCAGCTGGTGGCTGAAGGAGACGGTGCCCAGTAACACTACGTGCTGCGCCCGCTGCCACGCTCCCCCTGGCCTGAAGGGCAGGTACATCGGGGAGCTGGACCAGAGCCACTTCACCTGCTACGCTCCCGTCATTGTGGAGCCGCCCACCGACCTCAACGTTACCGAGGGCATGGCTGCAGAGCTGAAGTGTCGCACGGGCACCACCATGACCTCGGTCAACTGGCTCACGCCCAACGGCACCCTGATGACCCACGGCTCCTACCGGGTCCGGATCTCCGTGCTGCACGACGGTACGCTCAACTTTACCAACGTCACACTGAGGGACACGGGTCAGTACACCTGCATGGTGACCAACTCGGCTGGCAACACCACGGCAACCGCCGTGCTTAATGTCACTGCCGCCGACGTTGGCGTCAGCTACTTCACTACTGTCACCGTGGAGACGGTGGAGCCCAACGAGGGCCCGACAGTCTACGCGGGCGTCATGAATAGCCACAACGAGTCATACGTCATTACCCCGTCTGGCCACCAGTGGAGGGGGGGGCTCCCTACTACCGCCTCCTCCCTGTCAGCCTGGTCCTTGTCCTCGTCCCGGGCCACCCGGCCCACCTTTACTGTGCCCATCACTGCCGAGACGGGCTATTCTGGCCTCGATGACGTGATGAAGACCACCAAGATCATCATTGGCTGCTTCGTGGCCATTACCTTCATGGCAGCCGTGATGCTGGTGGTCTTCTACAAGCTGAGGAAGCAGCACCAGCTGCACAAGCACCACGGCCCCGCCCGCGCCATCGAGATCATCAACGTAGAGGACGAGATTGGCGCAGGTGCTGGTGGACGCGGGAGCGGCATCTCAGGGGGCGGCACCGTCTCTCGGGATGGAGGCGGagggggaggagtaggaggagggcaGAGCCTGAGGATGCATCACCCGGAGATGGTCAACCTGCCCAACCTGGCCAGACAGGAGCACCTCAACCACTACTACAAGGCCCATCACTTCAACAACAACATGATGGGCCTGGGCATGggcctcaacaacaacaacaacccctccctctccccctgttcccAGAACCAGAGCACCCCCAACTCCTGCGCACAGGGGCCCACCTCCACCAGTGGTGGCACCCCCACGGGTGGCTCGCTGCCCTCCCCTGTGCCCCTGCCCCAGCTGGGCATCCACAGCTCTCTGAAGGGGCTCATGGGGAAAGGCCAGAACCCTCAGATCGAGCCTCTGCTCTTCAAGAGTGGCTCCAAGGAGAATGTGCAAGAGACTCAgatctga